In Aegilops tauschii subsp. strangulata cultivar AL8/78 chromosome 3, Aet v6.0, whole genome shotgun sequence, one genomic interval encodes:
- the LOC109778850 gene encoding uncharacterized protein, whose amino-acid sequence MTGYCNVIRKMEKHFEGLELHHVPWLKNQAAEDLAKMGTTRKIVPKNVFLEHLHSPTMKEDPFLEEPPQPIDPSNPTEVDIPAVIDLVQEILVITPEWIEPYLPYLLRQELPEDKAEARQIVRRSKAFTVMGDQLHKKSTTGVTQRCISPEEGQQILQDIHSGICGHHASSWTLVAKEFRAGFYWPRANKGARDISVRWVPILCESVAQPASGLKTIPLTWLFAVWGLNVVRPL is encoded by the coding sequence ATGACTGGCTATTGCAATGTCATTAGAAAGATGGAGAAGCACTTTGAGGGGTTGGAGCTCCATCACGTGCCATGGCTCAAGAACCAAGCAGCTGAAGATCTGGCCAAGATGGGTACCACTCGGAAGATAGTGCCCAAGAATGTGTTCTTAGAGCACTTACACTCGCCCACGATGAAGGAAGACCCTTTCCTGGAAGAGCCCCCGCAACCAATCGATCCCTCCAATCCAACTGAAGTGGACATCCCTGCGGTAATCGACCTGGTCCAAGAGATCCTTGTTATCACTCCCGAGTGGATTGAACCATATCTACCGTACCTACTCAGGCAGGAGCTCCCAGAAGATAAAGCCGAGGCCCgtcagatcgtccgtcgatctaAAGCCTTCACTGTCATGGGAGATCAGTTGCACAAGAAAAGTACTACAGGGGTCACTCAGCGATGCATATCACCGGAGGAAGGGCAGCAAATACTGCAAGATATTCACTCTGGAATATGTGGGCACCATGCATCCTCATGGACACTGGTTGCCAAAGAGTTCAGAGCAGGATTCTATTGGCCCCGCGCCAACAAGGGTGCCCGAGATATATCAGTGCGTTGGGTGCCAATTCTATGTGAATCAGTCGCACAGCCGGCGTCCGGTCTAAAGACTATTCCCCTCACCTGGCtgtttgccgtctgggggctcaATGTGGTCAGACCACTCTAG